The Candidatus Manganitrophaceae bacterium genome segment ATCGGCGTCATGCGAGGCCCCTTTGCTCCAGGAAGCGTTCGATCGCATCCTTCCGGGCATCGCGCAGCTTTTGGGTATCGATGTAACGGCGGACCGCCAAAGAAGAAAAATCAAGGTAGGCACCGGGCCGTTTTTCATAGAGAAGTTTTCCCTTTCGGACCACTTCCCTCTTCAGAAGCGGGCTGGCCCGGTAAAGATCGACCAGATCGACCCGGGATGTTTTGAGGAGGCGGATGGCCTCCGCCGTGAGGGGAGTCAAATCGAGCGGCCCCTCTCCCAAAATGGCCAGATCGATATCGCTCTCGCTCCGCGCCTCACCGCTCGCTTGCGATCCAAAAAGGATGACCAACTGCAGCTCCGCCCGCTGAGATAAAGGACGCAGTCGCTCGGAGATCTCTCCGACAGCATCCGTATTCTCGCCCATTTAATTCCACCTTTGGATGTGAACCGCTTTATCTAAATACACGAGAAGAGGCCTGTCAAGCCGAAACGCTCTTTGAAGACGGGACCGACCCGTGCTGCTTACAGCTGCAACTGCGCCTCGAAAAGGCTCGCATAGACGCCGTTGCGGCGGATCAACTCCTCGTGCGTGCCGCTTTCGACGATCCGGCCCTGCTCGATCACCAGGATCCGGTCGGCGGTCCGGAGCGACGAGAGACGATGGGCGACGATCAACGTCGTCCGGTGGGCGAAGAGGTTTTCCATCGCCTCCTGGATGCTCCCTTCGGTCTCGGCATCGACCGCGGAGGTCCCCTCGTCGAAGATAATGATCGGCGGATTCTTCAGAAAGGCCCGCGCGATGGCGAGCCGCTGCTTCTGGCCGATCGAGAGCTTCACCCCCCGCTCCCCGATCCAGGTGTCATATCCTTGCGGCAGCTGCCGAATGAAATCGCCGGCGCAGGCGGCGGTCGCGGCGGCGATGATTTGATCGTCCGTCGCGGTCAGGTCGCCATAGGCGAGGTTTTCGCGGACCGTCCCATTGAAGAGAAACGGCTCTTGTCGCACCAACCCGATCTGGTCGCGCAGCGCGGCGAGCGACATCGCCCGGACGTCGAAGCCGTCGATCGTGATATGGCCGCTCTGCACGTCATAGAAGCGCATCAGCAGCGAGACGATCGTCGTCTTTCCACTTCCGGTGGCGCCGACGAGGGCGACCGTCTCGCCGGGGGAGGCTTCGAAGTCGATCTGCTTTAAGACCGAAAGATCGGAGACATACTGGAACGAGATGTTGTCGAACCGGACGAAGCCCTGCAGCCGGGCCGGAAGAACGATCGGGATTTCGGGCTCCGGTACTTCCTGCTTGGTGTCGATCAGCTCGAAGACCCGCTCCCCCGCCGCGATCGCATGCTGGAGCATATGGTTGATCGAATGGATTTGGTTAATCGGCGCATAGAAGAGCGCCGCGTAGGCAAAAAAGGCGACGAGCTCCCCGACCGTCATCGTGCCGGTCGCGACTTTGTACGAGCCGAATCCCAAAATCAGGACCGTTCCCATCGAGGCAAGGAAAGCCATCCCGGGGGAGTAGTACGACCAAAGGCGCGCCACCTCCAGGCTCCCCTCTTGGCAGGCGCGGCTCTTCTCCTGGAAGCGCTTCGCCTCATGCCCCTGGCGGTTGAAGATCATCGTCTCCCGGATGCCGGAGATGGAATCTTGCAGCAGCGCGTTGAGATCGCCCATCCGCTGGCGGACCGTTTTATAGCAGCCGTGGATCCGTCGGGTAAAGAGGACGGCGGAGAAGGCGAGGATCGGCAGCGGGATCATCGCCACCAGCGCCAGCTGCCATTGAATCTTGAAGAGGACCGCCGTAATGCCAATCAAGGTCAAAGCGGCGATCAAGAGGTGCTCGATCCCGTCGATGAAGATCCGCTCCATGTTTTCGACGTCGTTGTTGATCCGGGACATGATCTCGCCGGTGGAGCGATTCTCGAAATAGGAGATCGACAGCCGCTGCGTCGCCTGGTAGACGGTGTTCCGGATATCATAGATCACCCGCTGCTCGAAGGCGTTGTTCAGCCGGATGCGCGCCATGTTCGCCAACCCCTTCACCGCAAAGGCGATGATCATCGCCAGGGTCAAAAAGAAAATCAACCGGCCCTCCCCCGCGCGAACCCCTTCATCGATGACCATTTTGATGAGCCAGGGGGGAATGAGATCCATGACGGTGCTGACGATTGCGGCGCCGAGGGTCAATGCGGCCAGCCCTTTATACGGTTTAATAAAGGCCAAAACACGGAGAACAAATTTCACAATCACATCCTTTCTTAAAATTTTAACGAGGCGTGATACATGACAGAGAGGTGGCTGGATCGATCGGAGCTGATCGTGCGGAGCCGATCTTCGACCTCCGCTTCTAATATACCCTAAGCTTCTGGAGATTTAAAGAAGAGTCGCCGGATGAGGAAGAAGCCGGTCGCGGAGAGGGCGGCGGCGCCGCCAAAAATCGACCAGCGGGAGAAGAGCCACCGTCTCGCCCTGCCACTCATGGGGGTCTTGGCACGGGCCTGGAGGGCGAGGTTGCCGGGATGTTTTTCGGCGAGACGCTTCTCGCCGGGGCTCTTTCCCTCCGGGAGCGATCGCTCGATCTCAGAGTTAATTTCTCCTCCGATCAAGATCATCAGCCCGGTGAGATACATCCAGGTCAGCAAGATGATCACCGCGCCGATGGTTCCGTATGTTTTATTGTAGCTGCCGAAGTGGCCGACATAATAAGAGAAGGCAAGGGAGGTCAGAATCCATGAGAGAACGGCGATGACCGAGCCAGGGGTGACCCAGTGCCAGCTCTGCTCAACGTCGGGTCCGAAATAATAGAGGACGGCCAAAACGAACGTCATCGTGATCCCGGCGATCAGAAATCGCGCCACGTTCCAGCCGATTTGAAAGAGCGGGCCGAGCCCGATCTGATCGGCGAGCGCCTGCCCGATCGCCCCGCCGAAGATCATCAGGATCGCCGCGAGGATCGCAAAAATCGAGACGCCGAGGGTCAGGCCGATGGCGATCAGTTGTACTTTCCACCAGGGGCGGCTTTCTTCAACGTCATAGACCTTGTTGAGCCCGGAGCAGAGGGAGACGACCCCGCGGGAGGCGGCCCAGAGAGTGGCGAGCAGCCCGAAGGAGAGGAGGCCTCCCCGCTTCTGCTGTGTGATCGCGGCGATGTTGTCTTGGATCAAGACGAGCGCCTCTTGGGGGAGGAACCCGCTCAGCGAGGTTAAAATCTTTCCGAAGAGGTCGTCGATCGGGAGGTAGCCGATCAGGGTGACCAAAAAGAGAAGGAGGGGAAAGAGGGCGAAGAGAAAGGCATAGGCCAGCTCGGCGGCCGCACCGAAGACATCATCCTTGTTGGCCTCGCGCCAAACGCGCACCGCCAGCTCCTTCGGCGTCAACGTCCCGAGCGCCCATCGGCGAAGCCGGCTCTGCGCTTTCTCCTTACCTTCGGTCTCCTTTTTCTGCTCTTTTTCCTGATCCATCTAAACCTAACTTATCCCCACATCTCCTCCGGGATGGCGAGCCGCGTCACCGGACGGCCGTTCACGATATGCTGCTCCATAATCTCTGCGACGTCGGCCGGCTTGACCCCTTTGTACCAGGTCCCGTCGGGATAGACGACGACGTTCGGACCGATCGGACAGGGACCCAAACAGCTCGACTCGGTCACCAAGATCTGTCCAAAGAGCTCCAGACGTTCCATTTCGGAGAAGAAACTGTTCAGCAACTCCCGGCTTCCTCGCTCCCCGCACGATCCGCGCGGATTTCCGGGAGGTCGGGTGGTCGTGCAGACGAGGATATGATATTTCGGTTTTGGCATTGGATCTCCTTTGCTGTGATTGAGGTGAGAAAAAAGCCCTCTCTTTTTATCACAGGGAGATGCACCTCTTCAACTTTAAACCGGTCTCACGGGCTCTTGGCCGCGCCGCCGTCGATCCGGACGGTCGACCCGGTCATCCAGGCGACATTGGGCGAAGCGAGAAAGGCGACCAGCCGGGCCACCTCCTCCGGGCTGCCGATCCCGAGCGGGATGGCGGCGTCGGTGTCGCGCTTCAGCCGTTTCTCCACCGCTTTGACCGATTCTCCCGTCCGCTCCGCCATCACCGACGCCTCCACCTCCCAAGAGGGGGTCCAGACCGCGCCGGGGCAGACGGTGTTGACAACGATCTTGTCTTTGGCGAATTCGACTGAAAGATACTTCCCCAGCGCAATCAGCGCCGCCTTGGCGATTCGATAGTCGGGAAACTTCTCCTCCATCTCGATCCCCGACATCGACGCGACGTTGATGATCCGCCCGCCTCCTTGCCGCTGCATCTGCGGGATCACCTCTCGGCAGGTCCGGACCGCCGCCATCAGATCAAGGGCGAGGGTTGCTTCCCAATCGTCGTCGGTCAAATCCAAAAACGGCTTGAAATGAAGCGGTCCGCCGAGATTGTTGATCAGTAGATCGACCCGGCCGTATGTCTCCGCCGCCTTCTGGATCAGCTTGCGCGCCTCACGGGGCCGTGTCAGATCGACTGAAACGGCGAGCGCCCGGCTTCCGATCTGTTCGACCTCGGCCTTCGCTTGCGCCAGCGCTTCTTTCCCGCGGGCGGCCAAGACGACCTCGGCCCCCTCAGCGGCGAGGGTGAGGGCGATCGCCCTTCCGATCCCCTTGCTTCCGCCGGTGACCACGGCGACCTTTCCTTTCAACCCGAGCTCCATGAGCGCTCCAAATATTGGATTACCTCTTATTCTAGGACAGATGAGGTCGGTCTGTCCAGGCGGCGGCCGATTTGACCTCTCCGCCCGAAAAAGAATAAAATAGTATATTGAATATCCTTATTGGGAAAAAATCGATGGTGACCAGTTACGATATTTGGCAGGTGGTAACGAACGCGATCCAGGAGACGAAGATCGTGATGTTGTCTTATCGGAAGCAAAATGGGGAGATTGTCAGCCATCAGGTCGTTCCGATCGATATTCTCGTCCGGATGCGGACCGATGGACGGCGGGTCGAATATCTCTTCGGGCATCGGCTCGACTTTCCTTTCCGCGAGCGGGGGGGCCGGACCGAGCGGTCGTTCCTCCTCGAGAAGATCCTCGCCATCCGGGCGACCGAGCACCGATTTCATCCCACGGAATACGTCGATCTGACATCGACCCAGCCCCGCTGGTTTATTCCGCGCAAGTGGGCCGAGCAGATCAAAAAGGTTGCATGAACCTGCCCTTCCGGAGTTTTCAATGACTTCGTCCCGAGAGAAGCGTGTTCGTTCTTTCTCCTTGCTTCTGGCCGTTTTGTTCTGGACCCTTCCCCTTTTCGGTGCGGTGAGCTGGGAGCAGCATGCGCCGGTCCCGCAGCCGCGTTCCGAGGTGGCGGCGGCCTCGCTTGACGGCCAGATCTATCTCATCGGTGGCTTTGCAAAAGAGGGGGTCACCCCGCGGGTCGATCGGTACGACTCGGCCACCGACCGGTGGGTCGAGCGCGCCGCGATGCCGGTTGCGCTCCATCACGCCGGGGCCGCCGCTTTAAACGGGAAGCTTTATGTAATCGGCGGCTTCGAAGGGGCAAAGTCGTGGAAACCGTCACGCGGCGTCTGGGAATATGATCCGACCACCGACCGCTGGAGCGCAAAACGGGAGATGCCGACGGCGCGCGGGGCGCTCGGGGTCGGCGTCTGGCAGGGGCGGGTCTATGCGATCGGGGGATTGGGGGCGACCGAGCCGGGACGTCTGTTGGAAAACACCGGCGCGAATGAAGTCTATGATCCGGCGGCCGATCGATGGGAGACGAAAGCGCCGCTTCCAAACCCGCGTGATCATCTCGCCGTGGCCGTGTTGGAAGGCGCCGTGCATGCGATCGGCGGCCGCTTCAACAGCGACTATGCGACGAACGTCGCACTACACCATATTTATGATCCCGCCGTCGACCGCTGGCGCCAAGCAGCCCCTCTCCCGAGGCGCCGGAGCGGCATCGCTGCAGCGGTGGTCAATGGAAAGATCTACGTTTTCGGCGGAGAGTCTCCGCAGGGAACGTTCTCCGACAACGACGTCTACAATCCGACCGCCGACCGGTGGCAGGGGGCGCCTCCGATGCCGACCGCACGCCACGGCCTCGGCGCCGCAGCGGTGGCCGACCGGATCTACGTCATCGCCGGCGGACCGCAGCCGGGCGGCTCATTGAGCAATGTGAATGAGATGTTCCGTCCCGAGTAATCGACAGAACCATCCGGCTTCCCTTCCCCTGCTCCATGTAAGATTTGTCCACTCCGACCTGCACCGCGTCCATTTGAGGTGATGGGCGTCCTCGCACACACTGTTCTTTTTGATTCCTCTATAGAATAAATAATTGACTTGGTGAGAACGCGTCTATAAAATAAACCCAGGCATCGAAGAAAGATATCTGCGAAGATCCTCTCATTCGGTAAGCCCTGCTGCCTTCCCGTCCCCCAACCATTTGCTATAATAGACAGCGTTCAGCAGCAACGCGACGACTGACACCTTATTAATCTTTAACACGCGTGGAGAATCCAATGTCTTTTCCTTCGCCCTTCTATCGATGGAGGCCGCACCCCTGGCACGGCCTCGACGTCGGTCCTAAACCGCCGACACTCGTTTACGCTTATATTGAAATCACCCCGTTCGATCCGGTCAAATATGAGCTCGACAAGGTGACCGGCTATCTCCATGTCGATCGACCGCAGCGGACCTCCGCGCTTCCGCCGACGTTATACGGCTTCGTTCCGCGCACCTACTGCGGACGGCGCGTCGGTGCGTTGATGTCGAACGCCAAGAAGGGGGACGGCGATCCGTTGGATATCTGTGTTCTCAGCGAGCGGCCGATTAACCGATCCGACGTGATCCTCAAAGCCCGGGTGGTCGGAGGGCTTCCGATGCTCGATGACGGCGAGGCCGACGACAAGATCATCGCCGTGCTCAACAACGATTATCTCTGGAGCAATGTCCAGGACATCTCCGAATTGCCGGGGGTGTTGGTGGAGCGGCTTCGGCACTACTTCGAGACCTACAAGCTCGTCCCCGGCAAGAGCTCCAATGTATCGATCGATGCCACGTACGACCGCAAACATGCAGAGCGGGTGATCCAGGCGGCGATGGAAGATTACCAAGAGGAGTACGGATCATAACGCCGGCCTGATCCGCTCCTGACCGCATCCCCGATGATCTTCAGCCTGTGGGCCGCCGATGTGGAGGTGACGCAGTCGGCCGCCGTGGGGCGGGGTTTACCGGGGGCCTGCCGAGATATGGCAATTCTTCAGCAACCTTGCCCAGCAGATTAAATCGAGCCTGGCGATTGAACGGTTCGATGCCGGAGAGGATGTCGTCGCGATCGGCCGGACGCAGGGGACAGCCAGGGTGACGGGGCGGCGCTTCGATCTGCCGATGGTGCACGGATGCAGATCCGGGCAGAAGCGGCGCTCCGCTTTCAGCCCTACATCGACCCTCCCGCCCTGCAGGCGGCCCTGTCTCCTTAGAATGCCGCCGCTGAATGCGTCGGTACTTCAACCACTCATTGTTCTTTCGTCGGGAGGCACCCAGATGCGAATCCGCACCCTCACCCCCGCCGATGCAACCTTCTATCAAACAACACGGCTGGATTCCATTCACCCGCTGTTTTACCATGAACAGGCCGCCGGCCAGGGTAGTCTTCCGTCGTTACTTAAGGAAACCCCTTCCGAGTCATTCGACGCGAGTTGATTTCTAAAGATCTGAATTGGTATAAGGGAAGATAGCCGTCGGATGAAGAGGGCCCGGCAACCGAGGTCCACTCCAAGCAGCTTCAACCCACCGACGGCCGCCTTCGGTCGCAGGAGGCAAGGCGATCCAATCAAGCAGAGAGTCGACCATGACAGAACAGCGATCCAAAAGCCGCGGCGCCCGATCACCGGAGCCGAATGACCATGACGAGGCGCCGATCCGCGCCCTTTATCAAGCGTTGTTAGAGTGTTGGAACCGGCGCGATGCCGCCGACTTTGCCGCGCTTTATGCGGAGAATGGAAATGTCGTCGGGTTCGACGGAAGTCAGATGAATGGGCGGGCCGAGATCGAAGCGGCGCTGCGCCAGGTCTTTGCCGGCCATCCGACCGCCGCTTATATTTCGATCATCAAAGAGGTCCGTTTTTTGGGTTCTGAGAGTGCAATCCTCCGTGCGGTCGCCGGGATGATGCCGCCGGGACAGTCGGACATCAATCCGGCCGTCAATGCCGTCCAGACCCTGGTCGTCTTAAAGGAGGAGGGCCGATGGCGCATTGCCCTCTTTCAAAATACGCCCGCCGCCTTTCATGGCCGGCCGGAGCTGAGTGAAAAATTGACGGAAGAGCTGCGGCAGATGCTTCGCACGATCTTACCCGATCGAAGGACGAGCAAGCGCGCCGGGGATGTTCCGAGCGAGTAAAGGAGCGGCTTTGCTCGATTCGCTTTCCGGCGAGGTTTATGCGGGATTTCGAACCCGAACATTTCCTGAAAGAGGCCACCTCACTGTGTGAGTCGGTCGAGTGAAAATTGAAGTGAGATTTGCGAGATTTGAAGGATGGAAAACCAGGGACATGTCATGCTGATCTGAGTCTGTCGGTAAACGAATCGCGGATCTAATCCTATATAAGGAGGCAGCGCCGATGAAGGTGAGCAGTCGTTCGATTCAAAACAACAAGCGGATTCCAACAACCTATGCGATGGGAGTTCCGGGGGAGAAGGGCCCGGTGCCGGGGCCGAATAAGAACCCGCACCTCGCCTGGTCGGACTTTCCGGCCAATACGAAATCGTTCGCCGTCATCGTCCACGACCCCGACGTGCCGTCGAAGCCGGATGACGTCAACCAGCCCGACCGGGTTGTTCCCTACAACCTGCCGCGGGTCGATTTTTTTCACTGGGTTCTGGTGAACATTCCGCCGAATGTCACGGAGTTGGCCGAAGGGCAAGATTCCGACGGGGTCACCCCCAAAGGAAAGAAGCCGGGAAAGGTCGCCTACGGCGTCCGCGGCATCAACACCTACAAGGAGTGGTTCGGCGGCGACCCCCAGATGGGGGGAGACTACGGCGGCTACGATGGACCCTGGCCTCCATTCAATGACGAGCGGCTTCATC includes the following:
- a CDS encoding glucose 1-dehydrogenase → MELGLKGKVAVVTGGSKGIGRAIALTLAAEGAEVVLAARGKEALAQAKAEVEQIGSRALAVSVDLTRPREARKLIQKAAETYGRVDLLINNLGGPLHFKPFLDLTDDDWEATLALDLMAAVRTCREVIPQMQRQGGGRIINVASMSGIEMEEKFPDYRIAKAALIALGKYLSVEFAKDKIVVNTVCPGAVWTPSWEVEASVMAERTGESVKAVEKRLKRDTDAAIPLGIGSPEEVARLVAFLASPNVAWMTGSTVRIDGGAAKSP
- a CDS encoding ABC transporter ATP-binding protein, producing the protein MKFVLRVLAFIKPYKGLAALTLGAAIVSTVMDLIPPWLIKMVIDEGVRAGEGRLIFFLTLAMIIAFAVKGLANMARIRLNNAFEQRVIYDIRNTVYQATQRLSISYFENRSTGEIMSRINNDVENMERIFIDGIEHLLIAALTLIGITAVLFKIQWQLALVAMIPLPILAFSAVLFTRRIHGCYKTVRQRMGDLNALLQDSISGIRETMIFNRQGHEAKRFQEKSRACQEGSLEVARLWSYYSPGMAFLASMGTVLILGFGSYKVATGTMTVGELVAFFAYAALFYAPINQIHSINHMLQHAIAAGERVFELIDTKQEVPEPEIPIVLPARLQGFVRFDNISFQYVSDLSVLKQIDFEASPGETVALVGATGSGKTTIVSLLMRFYDVQSGHITIDGFDVRAMSLAALRDQIGLVRQEPFLFNGTVRENLAYGDLTATDDQIIAAATAACAGDFIRQLPQGYDTWIGERGVKLSIGQKQRLAIARAFLKNPPIIIFDEGTSAVDAETEGSIQEAMENLFAHRTTLIVAHRLSSLRTADRILVIEQGRIVESGTHEELIRRNGVYASLFEAQLQL
- a CDS encoding YbhB/YbcL family Raf kinase inhibitor-like protein — encoded protein: MKVSSRSIQNNKRIPTTYAMGVPGEKGPVPGPNKNPHLAWSDFPANTKSFAVIVHDPDVPSKPDDVNQPDRVVPYNLPRVDFFHWVLVNIPPNVTELAEGQDSDGVTPKGKKPGKVAYGVRGINTYKEWFGGDPQMGGDYGGYDGPWPPFNDERLHHYHFTVYALDVPSLKLPEKFNGPDALKAIEGHVLDKATLVGTYALHPNPRE
- a CDS encoding YihY/virulence factor BrkB family protein encodes the protein MDQEKEQKKETEGKEKAQSRLRRWALGTLTPKELAVRVWREANKDDVFGAAAELAYAFLFALFPLLLFLVTLIGYLPIDDLFGKILTSLSGFLPQEALVLIQDNIAAITQQKRGGLLSFGLLATLWAASRGVVSLCSGLNKVYDVEESRPWWKVQLIAIGLTLGVSIFAILAAILMIFGGAIGQALADQIGLGPLFQIGWNVARFLIAGITMTFVLAVLYYFGPDVEQSWHWVTPGSVIAVLSWILTSLAFSYYVGHFGSYNKTYGTIGAVIILLTWMYLTGLMILIGGEINSEIERSLPEGKSPGEKRLAEKHPGNLALQARAKTPMSGRARRWLFSRWSIFGGAAALSATGFFLIRRLFFKSPEA
- a CDS encoding inorganic pyrophosphatase; translated protein: MSFPSPFYRWRPHPWHGLDVGPKPPTLVYAYIEITPFDPVKYELDKVTGYLHVDRPQRTSALPPTLYGFVPRTYCGRRVGALMSNAKKGDGDPLDICVLSERPINRSDVILKARVVGGLPMLDDGEADDKIIAVLNNDYLWSNVQDISELPGVLVERLRHYFETYKLVPGKSSNVSIDATYDRKHAERVIQAAMEDYQEEYGS
- a CDS encoding nucleotidyltransferase domain-containing protein translates to MGENTDAVGEISERLRPLSQRAELQLVILFGSQASGEARSESDIDLAILGEGPLDLTPLTAEAIRLLKTSRVDLVDLYRASPLLKREVVRKGKLLYEKRPGAYLDFSSLAVRRYIDTQKLRDARKDAIERFLEQRGLA
- a CDS encoding galactose oxidase, translated to MTSSREKRVRSFSLLLAVLFWTLPLFGAVSWEQHAPVPQPRSEVAAASLDGQIYLIGGFAKEGVTPRVDRYDSATDRWVERAAMPVALHHAGAAALNGKLYVIGGFEGAKSWKPSRGVWEYDPTTDRWSAKREMPTARGALGVGVWQGRVYAIGGLGATEPGRLLENTGANEVYDPAADRWETKAPLPNPRDHLAVAVLEGAVHAIGGRFNSDYATNVALHHIYDPAVDRWRQAAPLPRRRSGIAAAVVNGKIYVFGGESPQGTFSDNDVYNPTADRWQGAPPMPTARHGLGAAAVADRIYVIAGGPQPGGSLSNVNEMFRPE
- a CDS encoding SgcJ/EcaC family oxidoreductase, whose amino-acid sequence is MTEQRSKSRGARSPEPNDHDEAPIRALYQALLECWNRRDAADFAALYAENGNVVGFDGSQMNGRAEIEAALRQVFAGHPTAAYISIIKEVRFLGSESAILRAVAGMMPPGQSDINPAVNAVQTLVVLKEEGRWRIALFQNTPAAFHGRPELSEKLTEELRQMLRTILPDRRTSKRAGDVPSE
- a CDS encoding (2Fe-2S) ferredoxin domain-containing protein, producing MPKPKYHILVCTTTRPPGNPRGSCGERGSRELLNSFFSEMERLELFGQILVTESSCLGPCPIGPNVVVYPDGTWYKGVKPADVAEIMEQHIVNGRPVTRLAIPEEMWG